One Paenibacillus sp. FSL H7-0737 DNA segment encodes these proteins:
- the pyrE gene encoding orotate phosphoribosyltransferase: MSSLNRSEQVASYLLEIGAVALRPQEPFTWTSGIKSPIYCDNRLTMAYPEVRNYIADAFAQLIKSEYPDAEVIAGTATAGIPHAAWVADKLNLPMAYIRDKAKGHGKQNQIEGLIKPGQKVVVIEDLISTGGSSIKAAQAVQEAGAEVLAVLAIFSYELDRAVDAFAAAEMPLQSLSNYSTLIDVALAQGKIESTDVEVLKSWRKDPSSFGV, from the coding sequence ATGAGCTCATTAAATAGAAGTGAACAAGTAGCAAGTTATTTGCTGGAGATTGGAGCAGTAGCGCTGCGTCCACAGGAGCCTTTTACATGGACCTCTGGTATCAAATCGCCGATCTATTGCGACAATCGTCTGACTATGGCTTACCCAGAAGTTCGTAACTATATTGCAGATGCCTTCGCCCAGCTTATTAAGAGCGAGTATCCGGACGCTGAAGTGATCGCAGGTACAGCAACCGCGGGTATTCCACACGCAGCTTGGGTAGCAGATAAGCTCAATCTGCCTATGGCTTATATCCGTGATAAAGCTAAAGGCCACGGCAAGCAGAATCAGATCGAAGGTCTGATTAAGCCGGGACAAAAGGTTGTTGTTATTGAAGATCTGATCTCCACAGGTGGAAGCTCCATCAAAGCGGCTCAGGCCGTGCAAGAAGCTGGCGCAGAAGTGCTGGCTGTACTCGCAATCTTCAGCTATGAGCTGGACCGTGCAGTGGATGCTTTTGCTGCAGCTGAAATGCCATTACAAAGCTTGTCCAACTACAGCACATTGATTGATGTGGCTCTTGCACAAGGTAAAATTGAATCGACGGACGTAGAAGTACTGAAGTCTTGGAGAAAAGATCCTTCATCATTTGGTGTTTAA